One genomic segment of Pyrococcus kukulkanii includes these proteins:
- a CDS encoding nucleotidyltransferase domain-containing protein produces the protein MEKKALALREFIKRVEDKFGDSIESIVLFGSYARGDYDIDVLVVGNVNFDDVMEIVKGKTAL, from the coding sequence ATGGAGAAAAAAGCATTAGCCCTTAGAGAATTCATAAAAAGAGTTGAGGATAAGTTTGGTGACTCTATTGAAAGTATCGTGCTATTTGGATCCTATGCGAGAGGAGACTACGATATAGATGTGCTCGTTGTTGGTAACGTCAATTTTGATGATGTTATGGAAATTGTCAAAGGGAAGACAGCTTTATAA
- a CDS encoding ABC transporter ATP-binding protein, with amino-acid sequence MDSTKQFMRILGYLKGYELEFGIAMVLVVLMAYTNGVIPVLIRNAIDKGISAKNYDAAIRYALLIILAGVLNGAFSFSARYLLTKASQHAIYMIRMDAFRAIQRHRMEFFDKTFSGQIISRITNDTERIMAFLSFRLRMLVYSSFLILISLYYMLRMSGRLTLVAVVTIIVVVMINMTYIKKVRPIYDSIRHQTGVLASLVTGAIAGIKTIKALASESYALSKFDEDNEKLYSLNVKATKITSIYGNSPFLVLGLSMSAMFYYGGKGIIAGTLTVGELTAFLTYMLTLMWPLRALGFIIGDMQRTLAAASRLFEVIDSAPESVDAPDAIDLDNPRGEVEFRDVWFTYEATGRTVLKGVSFKVKPGEKVLITGPPGSGKSTILKLIARLYEPQKGQVLIDGVDVSKIKVSSLRKIVAYVPQEPFIFNRSIKENIALAKPDASMEEIVKAAKVAKIHDFISSLPKGYNTVVGEKGITLSGGQRQRLALARAMLLNPKIVLLDDPVSNLDLETERKLVEDLKDILKDKTALIVSQRPSLARIVDRVIVLKDGRIVEEGDPEELLKRESIFRELVGGGYGG; translated from the coding sequence ATGGACTCAACTAAGCAGTTTATGAGGATCCTGGGGTACCTCAAGGGATATGAACTCGAGTTTGGGATAGCTATGGTCTTAGTAGTTTTAATGGCCTATACAAATGGAGTTATTCCAGTTCTAATAAGGAACGCGATAGACAAGGGGATATCCGCGAAAAACTATGATGCTGCAATAAGGTACGCCCTCCTGATAATCCTTGCCGGAGTTTTGAATGGAGCCTTCAGCTTTTCAGCCCGCTACCTCCTAACGAAAGCATCCCAGCATGCGATCTACATGATAAGGATGGATGCATTTAGGGCAATTCAGAGGCACAGGATGGAGTTCTTTGATAAAACTTTCTCAGGCCAGATAATAAGCAGGATAACCAATGACACTGAGAGGATAATGGCCTTCCTATCGTTCAGGCTGAGGATGCTCGTCTACTCGTCATTCTTGATCCTCATATCCCTTTACTACATGCTCAGGATGAGCGGAAGGCTGACGCTCGTTGCTGTTGTGACGATAATCGTAGTTGTAATGATAAACATGACCTACATAAAAAAGGTAAGGCCAATTTACGACAGCATAAGACACCAAACCGGAGTCCTTGCATCGCTGGTGACCGGGGCGATAGCGGGTATAAAGACGATAAAAGCCCTCGCATCTGAGAGTTACGCACTCTCAAAGTTTGACGAGGACAATGAAAAGTTGTACTCTCTAAACGTTAAGGCCACCAAGATAACCTCCATCTACGGTAATTCTCCATTCCTCGTTCTCGGGCTTTCAATGAGCGCGATGTTCTACTATGGAGGCAAGGGGATAATAGCGGGAACTCTAACCGTGGGAGAGCTTACAGCTTTCCTTACTTACATGCTTACCCTAATGTGGCCCTTGAGGGCCCTCGGCTTCATAATAGGGGACATGCAGAGAACCTTGGCTGCGGCATCGAGGCTGTTTGAGGTCATAGATTCTGCCCCTGAAAGCGTCGATGCTCCCGATGCTATAGACCTTGATAATCCCAGGGGAGAGGTTGAATTCAGAGATGTGTGGTTTACATACGAGGCCACCGGGAGGACGGTGCTCAAAGGCGTTAGCTTCAAGGTGAAGCCTGGAGAAAAGGTTCTAATAACTGGGCCTCCAGGATCAGGGAAGAGCACTATACTTAAGCTAATAGCAAGGCTTTATGAGCCCCAGAAAGGTCAAGTGCTAATTGACGGTGTAGATGTTAGTAAGATAAAGGTTAGCAGCCTCAGAAAGATAGTAGCCTACGTTCCCCAGGAACCATTCATATTCAACAGGAGCATAAAGGAGAACATAGCGCTCGCAAAGCCGGATGCAAGCATGGAGGAAATTGTGAAGGCAGCTAAAGTAGCGAAGATACATGATTTTATCTCTTCGTTACCTAAGGGCTACAACACGGTCGTTGGAGAGAAAGGTATAACCCTCTCCGGCGGGCAGAGACAAAGGCTGGCGTTAGCTAGGGCAATGCTCCTTAATCCAAAGATAGTCCTCCTCGATGATCCCGTGTCAAATCTAGATCTAGAGACCGAGAGGAAACTCGTCGAGGATCTGAAGGACATTCTGAAAGATAAAACTGCCCTAATAGTCTCTCAAAGGCCTTCTTTGGCGAGGATCGTCGATAGGGTAATCGTCCTGAAAGACGGGAGGATAGTAGAGGAAGGGGATCCAGAAGAGCTACTCAAAAGGGAGAGCATTTTCAGAGAGCTCGTGGGTGGTGGGTATGGGGGATAA
- a CDS encoding ABC transporter ATP-binding protein, translated as MGDKSLFLRFLREALSQRSILGIAVVAIIGSTLATLASPYLLRVAIDHYIIPRKLEGLPFIATLYLLALVAQWFFTTLQTYYTEMLGQNVLKSLRRQLYEKILVSNLDFFKNRSTGDLVSRIINDTNMVNDILVSGLLGGISSILSIAGIIAAMLFLSPRLTLATLLSVPLMVVVAYYFGGRMRRAYRETREKVAKISSIVEESVSGIETIRAFGKEKDVEKEFSKASLETVKAYLRVAIYMGLFWPLMNITSLLSVIIVIAYGGYLAYKGAVSIGVVVAFVQYAQRFRGPINNVVSMYDSLQSALAALDRIYEIIDDENVESYEGIEVERLNGEIKFENVWFEYEKGRPVLKDVNLEIPAGSKIALVGKTGAGKTTIANLIMRFYDPTRGRILYDGIDGRRISRKSLRNRIGYVPQETYLFPGTIMENILIANPGASKEDVIRVCKQLGIHEFIMRLPKGYDTPAGEAGKLLSLGERQLIAIARAMLKDPDIVILDEALSSVDPKTERLVQEAMLKLMEGRTSIIIAHRPGILRYVDKIVVIHDGRIAMEIPGGREINLEGVIRGLEEMEV; from the coding sequence ATGGGGGATAAGTCCCTCTTCCTGAGGTTCCTCAGGGAGGCATTATCACAAAGAAGTATCCTGGGGATAGCTGTTGTTGCAATAATAGGCTCAACCCTGGCGACGCTTGCCTCTCCCTACCTGCTCAGGGTGGCAATAGACCACTACATAATCCCTAGAAAGCTTGAGGGATTGCCCTTCATCGCTACACTCTACCTCTTGGCCTTAGTCGCCCAGTGGTTCTTCACGACGCTTCAGACCTACTACACGGAGATGCTCGGTCAGAACGTGCTGAAAAGCCTTAGGAGGCAGCTGTATGAGAAAATTCTCGTTTCAAACTTGGACTTCTTCAAGAACAGATCTACTGGAGATTTGGTTTCAAGGATAATAAACGACACAAACATGGTGAACGATATACTCGTCTCGGGCCTGCTGGGAGGGATAAGCAGTATACTGAGCATAGCCGGAATAATAGCTGCAATGCTCTTCCTAAGTCCGAGGCTGACCTTAGCAACGCTCCTGAGCGTCCCGCTAATGGTTGTAGTGGCTTACTACTTCGGGGGCAGAATGAGGAGGGCCTACAGGGAGACCAGGGAGAAGGTCGCGAAGATTTCAAGCATAGTTGAGGAGAGCGTTTCCGGGATAGAGACGATAAGGGCATTTGGAAAGGAGAAGGACGTTGAGAAGGAATTTTCTAAGGCCTCACTCGAAACTGTGAAAGCATACCTGAGGGTTGCAATATACATGGGCCTCTTCTGGCCCCTCATGAACATTACAAGCTTACTCTCGGTAATAATCGTGATAGCCTACGGAGGTTATCTAGCGTACAAGGGCGCGGTGAGCATAGGCGTTGTTGTAGCTTTTGTCCAGTACGCTCAGAGGTTCAGGGGGCCTATAAACAACGTTGTGAGCATGTACGACAGCCTTCAATCAGCATTGGCAGCCTTAGACAGGATATACGAGATAATAGATGATGAGAACGTTGAGAGCTACGAGGGAATTGAAGTTGAAAGGCTTAATGGGGAAATAAAGTTTGAGAATGTATGGTTCGAGTACGAGAAAGGTAGGCCGGTTCTGAAGGACGTCAACTTGGAAATACCAGCGGGGAGCAAAATAGCCCTCGTCGGCAAGACTGGAGCTGGAAAAACGACGATAGCGAACCTAATCATGAGGTTCTACGACCCCACGAGGGGAAGAATCCTATATGACGGAATAGATGGGAGGAGAATAAGTAGAAAAAGCCTCAGGAATAGAATAGGCTACGTCCCCCAGGAAACCTACCTCTTCCCTGGGACGATAATGGAGAACATCCTGATAGCAAATCCTGGGGCAAGTAAGGAGGATGTGATAAGGGTCTGCAAACAGCTCGGCATCCATGAGTTCATAATGAGGCTCCCTAAGGGCTATGACACTCCGGCCGGAGAGGCAGGGAAACTACTTTCCCTGGGGGAGAGGCAGCTGATAGCAATTGCTAGGGCCATGCTTAAGGATCCTGATATAGTAATTCTGGACGAGGCACTGTCAAGCGTTGATCCCAAGACGGAAAGGCTGGTTCAAGAGGCAATGCTTAAGCTTATGGAGGGAAGGACGAGCATAATAATAGCCCACAGGCCGGGGATACTAAGGTACGTCGATAAAATAGTGGTTATTCATGACGGCAGAATTGCAATGGAAATTCCTGGGGGCAGGGAGATTAATCTGGAGGGTGTAATTCGGGGGTTAGAGGAGATGGAGGTTTAA